One segment of Salvelinus alpinus chromosome 1, SLU_Salpinus.1, whole genome shotgun sequence DNA contains the following:
- the bsx gene encoding brain-specific homeobox protein homolog produces MNLNYTSPVPQMPAQRSTSFFIEDILLHKPKPLREVFHLPFSSSLASRMPLLEYGYPLMPTPILAPHPHHHLHKPDHHQYFFTSGMQMPGLFQHHPELPGKHCRRRKARTVFSDSQLSGLEKRFEIQRYLSTPERVELATALSLSETQVKTWFQNRRMKHKKQLRKTQDDQKNPNDLDRSMENSSESELNEKNTDDLNSGIDPDSYMLEENEDDVDIEDDICSPERSL; encoded by the exons ATGAATCTGAACTACACGTCCCCGGTGCCTCAGATGCCAGCCCAGAGGTCAACGTCGTTCTTCATCGAAGATATTTTATTACACAAACCAAAGCCCCTGAGAGAGGTATTCCACTTGCCGTTCTCAAGCTCTCTGGCTTCCCGGATGCCTCTCCTAGAATATGGATACCCACTGATGCCCACTCCGATACTAGCGCCTCACCCGCACCATCATCTACACAAGCCGGACCATCACCAGTATTTCTTCACGTCTG GGATGCAAATGCCGGGGTTATTTCAGCATCATCCGGAGTTACCGGGCAAGCATTGCAGACGAAGGAAGGCGAGAACGGTCTTCTCGGATTCGCAACTATCTGGTCTGGAAAAGAGATTTGAGATACAACGGTACCTATCCACACCAGAACGAGTGGAGTTGGCAACAGCGTTAAGTCTCTCGGAAACCCAG GTGAAAACATGGTTTCAAAACAGAAGGATGAAGCATAAAAAGCAACTGAGGAAAACACAAGACGACCAGAAAAATCCGAATGACTTAGATAGATCCATGGAGAACTCAAGTGAGAGTGAACTCAACGAAAAAAACACAGATGATCTAAACAGTGGAATCGACCCAGACTCATACATGTTAGAGGAAAATGAGGACGATGTTGATATCGAGGATGATATTTGCTCGCCAGAACGTTCACTATAG